A window from Streptomyces subrutilus encodes these proteins:
- a CDS encoding ectoine synthase, with amino-acid sequence MIVRSFKDIEGTDRHVKAASGTWESKRIVLARERVGFSLHETVLYAGTETSMWYANHVEAVVCVEGDAELTDEETGRTYRITPGTMYLLDGHERHTLRVERDFRCLCVFNPPVTGREDHDENGVYPLLTEPDPV; translated from the coding sequence GTGATCGTCCGTTCCTTCAAGGACATCGAGGGCACCGACCGGCACGTGAAGGCGGCGTCCGGCACCTGGGAGAGCAAGCGCATCGTCCTCGCCCGTGAGCGCGTCGGCTTCTCCCTCCACGAGACGGTGCTCTACGCCGGCACCGAGACGTCGATGTGGTACGCGAACCACGTCGAGGCCGTCGTGTGCGTGGAGGGCGACGCGGAGCTGACCGACGAGGAGACCGGGCGCACCTACCGCATCACGCCCGGGACGATGTACCTGCTCGACGGCCACGAGCGGCACACCCTGCGCGTCGAGCGGGACTTCCGCTGCCTGTGCGTCTTCAACCCGCCCGTCACCGGGCGCGAGGACCACGACGAGAACGGCGTCTACCCGCTGCTCACCGAGCCGGACCCCGTCTGA
- the ectA gene encoding diaminobutyrate acetyltransferase — protein sequence MTTAPADLDRSRSGFPGLPGELRLDSPDTGDGASLWRIARDSKVLDLNSPYSYLLWCRDFAGTSAVARDMSGQPVGFVSAYRRPEAPGTLFVWQVAVDEALRGQGVAGALLDGLTAREARRSGGLRGLETTIEPGNTASERLFAAYADRHGATLTREVLFAPGHFPEGDGHAAEVLHRIALPAR from the coding sequence ATGACCACTGCACCCGCAGACCTCGACCGCAGCCGAAGCGGCTTCCCCGGCCTTCCCGGGGAGTTGCGACTCGACAGCCCTGACACGGGAGACGGAGCCTCCCTCTGGCGCATAGCCCGCGACTCGAAGGTCCTCGACCTCAACTCCCCGTACAGCTACCTCCTCTGGTGCCGTGATTTCGCCGGCACCTCGGCGGTCGCCCGCGACATGAGCGGGCAGCCGGTCGGGTTCGTCAGCGCGTACCGGCGGCCCGAGGCCCCCGGCACCCTGTTCGTGTGGCAGGTCGCCGTCGACGAGGCCCTGCGCGGGCAGGGCGTGGCCGGAGCGCTGCTCGACGGGCTGACCGCCCGCGAGGCCCGCCGCTCCGGCGGCCTGCGCGGCCTGGAGACCACCATCGAACCCGGCAACACCGCCTCGGAGCGCCTGTTCGCCGCGTACGCCGACCGCCACGGAGCGACGCTCACCCGCGAGGTGCTCTTCGCGCCCGGGCACTTCCCCGAGGGCGACGGGCACGCCGCCGAGGTGCTCCACCGCATCGCGCTGCCGGCCCGCTGA
- the ectB gene encoding diaminobutyrate--2-oxoglutarate transaminase, whose translation MTITEPLLSVFETVESEVRSYCRAWPTVFERASGSRLYDERGRDYLDFFAGAGSLNYGHNNPVLKRALLDYIERDGITHALDMSTTAKRDFLEAFQSAILGPRGLPYKVMFPGPTGTNAVEAALKLARKAKGREAVVSFTNAFHGMSLGSLAVTGNAFKRAGAGVPLVHTTPMPFDNYLGGRTPDFIWFERLLEDQGSGLNQPAAVIVETIQGEGGVNVARPEWLRRLADLCRRRDMLLIVDDVQMGCGRTGSFFSFEDAGITPDIVTVSKSISGYGLPMSLCLFKPELDIWEPGEHNGTFRGNNPAFVTATAALDTYWRDGALRERSLLQGARIDAALAELCSDPHLGASHRGRGMVWGIEFQDKARAGAVCARAYEHGLLVETSGPESEVVKLLPPLTLSPAELEEGLEVLTRSVRETA comes from the coding sequence TTGACCATCACAGAGCCGCTTCTGAGTGTCTTCGAGACCGTGGAGTCCGAGGTCCGGAGCTATTGCCGCGCCTGGCCGACCGTCTTCGAGCGGGCGAGCGGCAGCCGGCTGTACGACGAGCGCGGCCGCGACTACCTCGACTTCTTCGCCGGCGCCGGATCGCTCAACTACGGCCACAACAACCCGGTCCTCAAACGTGCGCTCCTCGACTACATCGAGCGGGACGGCATCACCCACGCCCTGGACATGTCGACCACCGCCAAACGGGACTTCCTGGAGGCCTTCCAGTCCGCGATCCTGGGCCCGCGCGGCCTTCCGTACAAGGTCATGTTCCCCGGCCCCACCGGCACCAACGCCGTCGAGGCCGCGCTCAAGCTGGCGCGCAAGGCCAAGGGGCGCGAGGCCGTGGTCTCCTTCACCAACGCCTTCCACGGCATGTCGCTCGGCTCCCTCGCCGTGACCGGCAACGCCTTCAAGCGCGCCGGAGCCGGCGTCCCCCTCGTCCACACCACGCCGATGCCCTTCGACAACTACCTCGGCGGCCGGACGCCGGACTTCATCTGGTTCGAACGGCTGCTGGAGGACCAGGGCTCCGGCCTGAACCAGCCCGCCGCCGTGATCGTGGAGACCATCCAGGGCGAGGGCGGCGTGAACGTCGCCCGCCCGGAGTGGCTGCGCCGGCTGGCCGACCTGTGCCGGCGCCGCGACATGCTCCTCATCGTCGACGACGTCCAGATGGGCTGCGGCCGCACCGGAAGCTTCTTCTCCTTCGAGGACGCGGGCATCACCCCGGACATCGTGACCGTCTCCAAGTCCATCAGCGGCTACGGCCTGCCCATGTCCCTGTGCCTGTTCAAGCCGGAGCTGGACATCTGGGAGCCGGGCGAGCACAACGGCACCTTCCGCGGCAACAACCCGGCCTTCGTCACGGCCACCGCCGCCCTCGACACCTACTGGCGCGACGGCGCCCTGCGCGAGCGCAGCCTCCTCCAGGGCGCGCGCATCGACGCGGCCCTCGCCGAGCTCTGCTCCGACCCGCACCTGGGCGCGAGCCATCGGGGCCGCGGAATGGTCTGGGGCATCGAGTTCCAGGACAAGGCCCGGGCCGGCGCCGTCTGCGCGCGGGCCTACGAACACGGCCTGCTCGTCGAGACCTCCGGGCCCGAGAGCGAGGTGGTGAAGCTGCTGCCGCCGCTCACGCTGTCGCCCGCCGAGCTGGAGGAGGGGCTGGAGGTCCTGACCCGCTCCGTCCGGGAGACGGCCTGA
- a CDS encoding MarR family winged helix-turn-helix transcriptional regulator: protein MAGQAQYEELARELSAIGAVKRDMGRILPQDCPAASAAVLTLLGRHGDMRMSRLAELLSVDMSVTSRHVAHVADRGWIERLPDPADKRSRMLHLTAPGQEQLDELSRRTSRLLADRLSDWSDDEVGRLVQLMTRLRESFGDCRATPQRPVHA, encoded by the coding sequence ATGGCCGGACAGGCGCAGTACGAGGAGCTGGCCCGCGAGCTCAGCGCCATCGGCGCCGTGAAGCGGGACATGGGGCGCATCCTGCCGCAGGACTGCCCGGCGGCATCGGCCGCCGTGCTGACACTGCTCGGCCGGCACGGCGACATGCGGATGAGCAGGCTCGCCGAGCTGCTCTCCGTCGACATGTCGGTGACCAGCCGCCACGTCGCGCACGTCGCGGACCGGGGCTGGATCGAACGGCTCCCCGACCCGGCCGACAAGCGCTCCCGCATGCTGCACCTCACCGCCCCGGGACAGGAGCAGCTCGACGAGCTCTCCCGCCGCACGTCGCGGCTGCTCGCGGACCGGCTGAGCGACTGGTCGGACGACGAGGTCGGCCGGCTCGTCCAGCTCATGACCCGGCTGCGCGAGAGCTTCGGCGACTGCCGCGCCACCCCCCAGCGGCCCGTGCACGCGTAG
- a CDS encoding MFS transporter, translating to MATTTPAGVRGSHAKPGGAHSGGHGGGHDDAPMTHRQIMEALSGLLLGMFVAILSSTIVSNALPQIIGDLGGGQSAYTWVVTAALLSMTAATPLWGKLSDLYSKKALVQIALVIYVLGSAAAGLSQNAGMLIACRVVQGIGVGGLSALAQIVMAAMISPRERGRYSGYLGATFAVATVGGPLLGGVITDTDWLGWRWCFYVGVPFAVIALIVLQKTLHLPVVKREVKVDWSGAFFISAAVSLLLVWVTFAGDKYDWMSWQTLAMVGGSIVLGLLFVYIESRASEPIIPLRLFRNRTIALSSIASLFVGVAMFTGTVFFSQYFQLARDKSPTMSGVMTIPMIAGLFVSSTVSGQVITKTGRWKAWLLCGGVLVTAGLGLLGTIRYDTEYWHIAVFMALLGLGIGMMMQNLVLCTQNQVAPSDLGSASSTVTFFRSLGGAMGVSALGAVMANRISHYAQDGLATLDPKYAAAAASSSSGGSIPDMDSLPGPLRTVMESAYGHGIADVFLIAAPLALIAFLVTIFIKEVPLRTSGGLAQAAQDGPGDAAAAETAGTRVPRQAAAPATAGPGSATARAAGDPVTAQQPAADAAVANEGADLMDGGIPVGGHVRGSESAPVPRAAVTLISLAGRQLGRSVAQDDGSYTVHAPGAGSYVLIASADGFQPQASTILVNGEPVAYDILLSGTSGLGGLVRAAESGAPVVGAMVIVTDVRGDVLATGTTGEQGEFTFADLVPGYVTIAVNAAGHRPTALPVEVGGAGVTRVEVELTSGAQLQGVVRAPGGPLGDARVTLVDAAGNVVATARTGSDGAYAFTDLNGGEYTVIATGYPPVATALTLSGRGVDGHDIELAHPGE from the coding sequence ATGGCAACGACCACACCAGCCGGTGTGCGGGGCTCTCACGCCAAGCCCGGAGGCGCCCACAGCGGCGGCCACGGCGGTGGCCACGACGACGCTCCGATGACCCACCGGCAGATCATGGAGGCGCTGTCCGGGCTGTTGCTCGGCATGTTCGTCGCCATCCTGTCGTCGACGATCGTCTCCAACGCACTCCCCCAGATCATCGGCGACCTGGGCGGCGGCCAGTCCGCCTACACCTGGGTCGTCACGGCCGCGCTCCTCTCCATGACCGCCGCCACCCCCCTGTGGGGCAAGCTCTCCGACCTGTACAGCAAGAAGGCGCTGGTACAGATCGCACTGGTCATATACGTCCTGGGATCGGCCGCCGCGGGCCTGTCCCAGAACGCCGGCATGCTCATCGCCTGCCGCGTGGTCCAGGGCATCGGCGTCGGCGGCCTGTCCGCCCTCGCGCAGATCGTGATGGCCGCGATGATCTCCCCGCGCGAGCGCGGCCGCTACAGCGGCTACCTCGGCGCGACCTTCGCCGTCGCCACCGTCGGCGGCCCGCTGCTCGGCGGCGTCATCACCGACACCGACTGGCTCGGCTGGCGCTGGTGCTTCTACGTCGGCGTGCCCTTCGCGGTCATCGCGCTGATCGTGCTCCAGAAGACCCTGCACCTGCCCGTCGTCAAGCGCGAGGTCAAGGTCGACTGGAGCGGCGCGTTCTTCATCTCGGCCGCGGTCTCGCTGCTGCTGGTCTGGGTCACCTTCGCGGGCGACAAGTACGACTGGATGTCCTGGCAGACGCTCGCGATGGTCGGCGGCTCGATCGTCCTCGGCCTGCTCTTCGTCTACATCGAGTCGCGGGCCAGCGAACCGATCATCCCGCTGCGCCTGTTCCGCAACCGCACCATCGCCCTGTCCTCGATCGCCTCGCTCTTCGTCGGCGTCGCGATGTTCACCGGCACCGTCTTCTTCAGCCAGTACTTCCAGCTGGCCCGCGACAAGTCCCCGACCATGTCCGGCGTGATGACGATCCCGATGATCGCGGGACTGTTCGTCTCCTCGACCGTCTCCGGCCAGGTCATCACCAAGACCGGCCGCTGGAAGGCGTGGCTGCTCTGCGGTGGCGTGCTGGTGACCGCGGGCCTGGGCCTGCTGGGCACGATCCGCTACGACACCGAGTACTGGCACATCGCCGTCTTCATGGCCCTCCTGGGCCTCGGCATCGGCATGATGATGCAGAACCTGGTGCTGTGCACGCAGAACCAGGTGGCGCCGTCCGACCTCGGCTCGGCCAGCTCCACGGTCACCTTCTTCCGCTCCCTCGGCGGCGCCATGGGCGTCTCCGCGCTCGGTGCGGTCATGGCCAACCGGATCAGCCACTACGCGCAGGACGGCCTCGCCACCCTCGACCCGAAGTACGCGGCCGCCGCGGCCTCGTCGAGCTCGGGCGGCAGCATCCCGGACATGGACAGCCTGCCCGGCCCGCTGCGCACCGTGATGGAGAGCGCGTACGGCCACGGCATCGCGGACGTCTTCCTGATCGCCGCGCCGCTGGCCCTGATCGCCTTCCTCGTCACGATCTTCATCAAGGAGGTCCCGCTGCGGACCTCGGGCGGTCTGGCACAGGCAGCGCAGGACGGCCCCGGGGACGCGGCGGCCGCCGAGACCGCCGGTACCCGGGTCCCCCGGCAGGCCGCGGCCCCGGCCACGGCCGGCCCCGGGAGCGCGACCGCGCGCGCGGCCGGCGATCCCGTGACAGCACAGCAGCCGGCCGCCGACGCCGCGGTGGCGAACGAAGGGGCGGACCTGATGGACGGTGGAATTCCGGTGGGCGGCCACGTACGCGGCTCCGAGAGCGCGCCCGTACCGCGGGCGGCGGTGACCCTGATCTCCCTCGCCGGACGGCAGCTGGGCCGGTCGGTGGCGCAGGACGACGGCTCGTACACGGTGCACGCGCCCGGCGCGGGCTCGTACGTCCTGATCGCCTCCGCCGACGGCTTCCAGCCGCAGGCCTCGACGATCCTCGTGAACGGCGAACCCGTCGCCTACGACATCCTGCTGAGCGGCACGAGCGGGCTCGGCGGCCTGGTCCGGGCCGCCGAGAGCGGGGCGCCGGTCGTCGGTGCCATGGTCATCGTGACCGACGTGCGCGGTGACGTGCTGGCCACCGGCACCACCGGTGAGCAGGGCGAGTTCACCTTCGCCGACCTGGTCCCGGGCTACGTGACGATCGCGGTGAACGCGGCCGGGCACCGCCCGACGGCCCTGCCCGTCGAGGTCGGCGGCGCGGGCGTCACCCGGGTCGAGGTCGAGCTCACCTCCGGGGCCCAGCTCCAGGGCGTCGTACGGGCGCCGGGCGGACCGCTCGGCGACGCGCGGGTCACGCTGGTCGACGCGGCCGGCAACGTGGTGGCCACGGCGCGGACCGGTTCGGACGGCGCCTACGCCTTCACCGACCTGAACGGCGGCGAGTACACCGTCATCGCGACGGGCTATCCGCCGGTGGCCACGGCGCTGACCCTGTCGGGGCGCGGCGTGGACGGCCACGACATCGAGCTCGCCCACCCCGGCGAGTAG
- a CDS encoding EF-hand domain-containing protein, with protein sequence MEISAFLDQKLTRRFETYDGDRDGFVGREDFETGAARTAEAFGHAPGSPARQRLHDLSLALWTHLARVADADGDGRISEAEYKAAFAAGLLETPESFDEGYLPFLDAIMDIADADGDGLLTQEEEVRWTGALMNLPEADAREVFRRLDQDGDGLIGRADLLEAIRAYYFDEDPGSAGSWLLGPLAG encoded by the coding sequence ATGGAGATTTCGGCGTTCCTCGACCAGAAGCTCACCCGCCGGTTCGAGACGTACGACGGCGATCGCGACGGGTTCGTCGGGCGGGAGGACTTCGAGACGGGGGCGGCCCGGACCGCCGAGGCGTTCGGCCACGCGCCCGGGTCGCCGGCCCGGCAGCGCCTGCACGATCTGAGCCTGGCGCTCTGGACGCACCTGGCCCGGGTGGCCGACGCGGACGGCGACGGGCGGATCAGCGAGGCGGAGTACAAGGCCGCCTTCGCGGCCGGGCTGCTGGAGACGCCCGAATCCTTCGACGAGGGCTATCTGCCCTTCCTGGACGCGATCATGGACATCGCGGACGCCGACGGGGACGGCCTGCTCACCCAGGAGGAGGAGGTCCGCTGGACCGGTGCGCTGATGAACCTGCCCGAGGCCGACGCCCGCGAGGTCTTCCGGCGCCTGGATCAGGACGGTGACGGCCTGATCGGCCGGGCCGACCTGCTGGAGGCGATCCGGGCGTACTACTTCGACGAGGACCCGGGCTCGGCGGGCAGCTGGCTGCTGGGTCCGCTGGCCGGCTGA
- the thpD gene encoding ectoine hydroxylase, translating into MSTTTERSADVYPTRGPEEVLIGRQDPVVWSEPGTPGPLWGRELEAFDRHGFHPVDQLITPEEVDVYRGELDRLVADPAVRADERSIIEPTSQEVRSVFEVHRISEAFARLAADPRVVGTARQILGSDVYVHQSRINVKPGFGARGFYWHSDFETWHAEDGLPRMRTVSVSIALTPNHPTNGGLMIMPGSHRTFLGCAGETPKDNYKKSLRMQDAGTPSDQALSRFAEACGIRLFTGRAGSATWFDCNAMHGSGDNITPYPRSNVFFVFNSVDNAPEEPFAAPVRRPGFVAARDVTAVR; encoded by the coding sequence ATGAGCACCACGACCGAGCGCAGTGCGGACGTCTACCCGACCCGAGGTCCCGAGGAGGTGCTGATCGGCCGTCAGGACCCCGTCGTGTGGTCCGAGCCCGGCACCCCGGGCCCGTTGTGGGGGCGCGAACTCGAAGCCTTCGACCGCCACGGCTTCCACCCCGTCGACCAGCTGATCACCCCCGAGGAAGTGGACGTCTACCGGGGCGAGCTGGACCGGCTGGTCGCCGACCCCGCGGTGCGCGCCGACGAGCGCTCGATCATCGAGCCCACCTCCCAGGAGGTGCGCTCCGTCTTCGAGGTGCACCGGATCAGCGAGGCCTTCGCCCGGCTGGCGGCGGACCCGCGCGTCGTCGGGACGGCCCGGCAGATCCTCGGCTCGGACGTCTACGTGCACCAGTCGCGGATCAACGTGAAGCCCGGCTTCGGCGCCCGCGGGTTCTACTGGCACTCGGACTTCGAGACCTGGCACGCGGAGGACGGACTCCCGCGCATGAGGACCGTCTCGGTGTCTATCGCCCTGACGCCGAACCACCCCACCAACGGCGGTCTCATGATCATGCCCGGCTCGCACCGGACCTTCCTCGGCTGCGCCGGCGAGACGCCCAAGGACAACTACAAGAAGTCCCTGCGGATGCAGGACGCGGGCACGCCCTCGGACCAGGCCCTCAGCCGGTTCGCGGAGGCCTGCGGGATACGGCTGTTCACCGGCCGGGCCGGCTCGGCCACCTGGTTCGACTGCAACGCGATGCACGGCTCCGGCGACAACATCACGCCGTACCCGCGCAGCAACGTGTTCTTCGTGTTCAACAGCGTCGACAACGCACCCGAGGAGCCCTTCGCGGCTCCGGTCCGGCGCCCCGGGTTCGTCGCGGCCCGGGACGTGACCGCGGTGCGCTGA